AGAAACTCTGGTAGAAGACATGAAGATACTGGAGGCAAGGCGAAATGATGTGCTGAGATTCGTGAGGAGCGAGGAAGACAGAGGTCTACAAAGGCTTAGCGGAGTTGATGTATGGCTTATGGCTGTCAGGAACATTGAAAACCAGTCCGGTGTAACGCTTGTGGCTTGTACAagtgaactacaagggttgtcTCTTTGTGATGGCTGTTCAAGAAAACTAGTAGCAAGGTTTCGTTTTGGGAAAGAGGTTTTCTCGATGTTGGAAGATGTCAAGGAGCTCACAGGTCGCAAATTAACAGAAGATACTAATGCTCTGGCTGTGCCACATGTGAGAAGAGTTGTGACGGAAAGAGATTTAGAGCAAAACATTGTTGGTCAGGAAACATTGCTCGAGAGTGCATGGAGCCGCCTCATGGATGAGGGAACCAAGGTTATGGGTCTCTATGGCATGGGGGGAGTAGGAAAAACAACTCTTCTTGACCAACTCAGGAATAACTTTTGTGGTGCAAATGACGGGTTTGACATAGTGATTTGGGTTGTAGTGTCCAAGGTTAAACGGAACGAGAAGATTCAAGATGAGATCGCTAAGAAACTAGGCTTTTTTACTGAAGGGGATTCATGGAAACAGAATACAGAGGCCGAGAAAGCCTCTAGTATACACAATTCCCTGAAGACCAAACGATTTGTGTTGTTTTTGGATGACATTTGGAGCAAAGTGGAATTAAAAGGCATAGGTGTTCCATTTCCCACAAaggaaaacaaatgcaaaattgTATTCACCACTCGTTCAAGGGAAGTGTGTGCACTCATGGGGGATACTAACCCAGTCGAAGTCAGTTGTCTGGACACCGACAAAGCCTGGGAGTTATTCAAGGAGAAAGTAGGGGAAAGCATACTAGGAAGCAACATAGGCATTCCCGAACTCGCAAGAAAAGTGGCAGGAAAATGCCATGGCCTACCATTGGCACTCAATGTTATTGGTGAGACCATGTCATCCAAGGACACAATACAAGAATGGCGCCACGCAGTTAAGACTTTGACTTCAAATGCTGCAAAATTTTCTGGAATGGACGAGATTCTTCCAGTTTTGAAGTATAGCTATGACAGCCTCAAGGAGGAGCATGCGAAGCCATGTTTCCTCTATTGCTCTTTGTTTCCCGAAGATTTTGAAATCAGTAGAAATAGGCTAATTGAGTACTGGATCTGTGAGGGTTTCATACAAGAAAATCAGAGTAGAGAAAACGCATTCGACGAAGGCTATAGTATCATCAGTTCTCTTCTCCGTGCATGTTTGTTGTTGGAAGAACCAGTCTATAAAGTAAAAGTGAAAATGCATGATGTGGTTCGGGAGATGGCTCTGTGGGTAGCATCTGATCTTGGGGAGCATGAAGGGAGATATACTGTGCAAGCCGGTGTTGGGTTACGTGATATACCGGAAGTCGAGAGTTGGGTGCCCGTGAGAAAGATGTCTTTGATGTACAATGAGATCAAAGAGTTATCTGGCAGTCCGTGCTGCCCTGAACTTACAACTCTGCTTCTCCGGGAAAACAAGCTGATAACTATCTCAAGCAAATTCTTTCGACGTATGCCTAGGCTACTCGTCTTGGATCTCTCGAAAAATAACTTGTTCAATGGATTGCCAGACAAAATGTCATTGGTCGCCTTGAGATACCTTGACTTGTCAGGCACACGAATAAAGCGACTGCCTGTTGGTTTACAAGAGTCTAGAATGCTAATATATCTGGATTTGGAATTCACGAAGAGCCTTGATAATGTTTCGGGGATGATATCCAAATTTTCGAGGTTGAGGAGATTGGGACTATTGCGTTCCAAAATGAAGCTAGACATGAGCTTATTGGAAGAGTTGCAGCTCTTGAAATATCTACAAGTTGTAACCATAGGTATAAACTCATGTTTGGTTGCGGAGAAATTGTCAAACTATGACAGGGTGGTGAAATGTATTAAGAAGTTAGATTATTCGGACCTTCGGGATGAATCATTCAGAGTATTGACTTTACCGACTATGGTTAATCTTTGTGACCTCCGGATAGAGAAGTGTGGAATGACGGAGATAAAGACAGAGGGAGCAGCAACTTCATTGTGGAATAGAAGTCCCACTTGTCCATCCTTCCTCAACCTTTCTACGGTCTTAATAATTGATTGCAACGGTCTCAAGGATTTGACGTGGCTGTTGT
This genomic interval from Brassica napus cultivar Da-Ae chromosome A6, Da-Ae, whole genome shotgun sequence contains the following:
- the LOC106376235 gene encoding disease resistance protein SUMM2-like encodes the protein MGGAISTATDFVVEKLCSCFCLEVHHICRLDKNLETLVEDMKILEARRNDVLRFVRSEEDRGLQRLSGVDVWLMAVRNIENQSGVTLVACTSELQGLSLCDGCSRKLVARFRFGKEVFSMLEDVKELTGRKLTEDTNALAVPHVRRVVTERDLEQNIVGQETLLESAWSRLMDEGTKVMGLYGMGGVGKTTLLDQLRNNFCGANDGFDIVIWVVVSKVKRNEKIQDEIAKKLGFFTEGDSWKQNTEAEKASSIHNSLKTKRFVLFLDDIWSKVELKGIGVPFPTKENKCKIVFTTRSREVCALMGDTNPVEVSCLDTDKAWELFKEKVGESILGSNIGIPELARKVAGKCHGLPLALNVIGETMSSKDTIQEWRHAVKTLTSNAAKFSGMDEILPVLKYSYDSLKEEHAKPCFLYCSLFPEDFEISRNRLIEYWICEGFIQENQSRENAFDEGYSIISSLLRACLLLEEPVYKVKVKMHDVVREMALWVASDLGEHEGRYTVQAGVGLRDIPEVESWVPVRKMSLMYNEIKELSGSPCCPELTTLLLRENKLITISSKFFRRMPRLLVLDLSKNNLFNGLPDKMSLVALRYLDLSGTRIKRLPVGLQESRMLIYLDLEFTKSLDNVSGMISKFSRLRRLGLLRSKMKLDMSLLEELQLLKYLQVVTIGINSCLVAEKLSNYDRVVKCIKKLDYSDLRDESFRVLTLPTMVNLCDLRIEKCGMTEIKTEGAATSLWNRSPTCPSFLNLSTVLIIDCNGLKDLTWLLFAPKLTYLRVSSSTQMEYIITQEKATNGVTEKEAGSIVPFASLKYFNLDSVPMLKSIYWSSLHFPCLKGIRVRDCPNLRKLPLDSKSVATVEGFVIEFTESYWKETIEWEDEATKLRFQASWKRY